The Desulfurococcaceae archaeon DNA window TGTGCGTTACGGGGTTAGCAACTAAAATCTCTCTTAGTGGTTTGGTTAGCCCGAAGAGCCTGTAGTATAGTGGCGTGGCGACGATGACGAGCATCATTAGGGACATGAGTACGGGTTCTAATTTGTACCTGCTCCGAACGCTGAGCCCGAGAATTAGTGCCGTGAATGAGAAGATCGTCGTGGAGTACAGTAGTCCTAGCGCCATGTACGCTCCGTGTACGCTACCCGCGATGAGCACGAGTGTTACTACTCCGAGAACTACTGGTGTGGAGCTGAAAATCAACTGCGAGATGACGTTTGATGCTAGAAGCACTCTCAGCGAAACGGGTAAGGTGGCATAGAGCTCTAGCGCCTGCTCTTCAAACATGTTTGCTATGGATATAGCCGTCGGGTACACCAGCGCGGAGAACGACGTCATTACCAGGAAGCCAGTTAAGCCGGTTGCCAGTGACTCGGGGTTACCACCTGAAAACATCACTACTACGACGAGGTACGTGAAGGGCAGTACAACCGTGACCATTACGAGAGTCATCCAGAAAAGCCTGTACATCTTGAGCGTGAAGGACACGGACTTTAACAGGGTGGAGAGCTTCAAGGCTGTACACCCCTGATGTAGGACTCTAAGAGGGTCTCTATCGAGGGGTATTCGAGGTATATTTTAACGTCGTCCCTGAGTTCTCCGTTGAAGGCCAAGTTTTCGAGGTCTACTAGTGCGTCTAGTAAGGACCTGTACCTAGCAACTACAAGCCCCTCGTTGACAGCTATAACGCTTCTTTTCAGCAGCTGGGCCACCTTGTCAGCATACTTCGTCATCAACCTCACTTCTGCACCACCTTCTACTTTTTCGAGGGTTGAGAAGTGGTTCACTACCCTCCCGTAGACCATCAAGTACACCCTGTCGCATAGCCTCTTCACCTCTTCGAGGTCATGGCTTACCAGTAGTATGGTCTTCCCCCTGCTCTTTTCGTGTGCAAGTATGTCCCAAACCAATCTCTTCTTGAATATGTCGATGAAGCTCGTAGGCTCGTCTAGTATTAAGAGCTCGCTGTTCTTTATGAGTGAAAGCGCTAGTAGCAGTAGCTTTCTCTGACCCACGGACAGCTGGTAGCCCATTTTATCCCTAACGCCCCACAAGCCTAGGGATTGTAGTACTTCATGTACCCTAGTGTACGGTGTGCCGGATAGATCCGCGATGAACTTAGCCACTTCTATGACCTTGTGCGAAGGGTACACTAGTGGTAGTTGCGGCGTGTATGAAACCTCCTTCCTGATGACGTCTTGTTTTTCAACGGGGTTAGAGCCTAAAACTGTGATCTTACCGCTCGTCGGTTTAAGCACACCGATAACTTGCCTGACTAGCGTTGTTTTGCCGGCACCGTTGGGCCCCATGAGGCAGACGGCTTCACCTCTATAGACCTCCACCGACACGTTGACATTAGCCTTAATGCCGTTAGGATAGATCTTCGTAACCTTTTCCGCGGCCACTACGAGGTCACTCACCGGGCTCCACCAGCTCCCTGTACTTCGATACCGCGTAGGCGCGTAGGAGCCTCTCAAGGTGCTCTTCGCCGTAAAGTACTTTGAGGCACGTGGGCACGTTTTTCGACTTCAAGTAGATGCAACCACCGTAGCACATGGGCGCGTACTTGCAGTTCTTGGTGCACGGGGGATCGTAGACTACTGGGTGGAACTTCTCCGGCGATACCACAATGGTTTTTTCATCCACTATCCTGCCTATAGGTGTCCCGTACATGTACGCTGGACATAGGTAGACGTTTAGCTTTTCATCCACCGCGTACCCGTTTACGTACTTGCATATGCACGGGCCTTTAACGAAGACCTTGGAGATCTTGAATCCTCTTTCAACCGCGTACTCTAGTACTTCCACTATTTTCCTCGATACGCTCATATAGTACTCGTGGTAGTTCTTCGACGTCTTGAACGGCGTGTAGTTAGC harbors:
- a CDS encoding ABC transporter ATP-binding protein, which produces MSDLVVAAEKVTKIYPNGIKANVNVSVEVYRGEAVCLMGPNGAGKTTLVRQVIGVLKPTSGKITVLGSNPVEKQDVIRKEVSYTPQLPLVYPSHKVIEVAKFIADLSGTPYTRVHEVLQSLGLWGVRDKMGYQLSVGQRKLLLLALSLIKNSELLILDEPTSFIDIFKKRLVWDILAHEKSRGKTILLVSHDLEEVKRLCDRVYLMVYGRVVNHFSTLEKVEGGAEVRLMTKYADKVAQLLKRSVIAVNEGLVVARYRSLLDALVDLENLAFNGELRDDVKIYLEYPSIETLLESYIRGVQP